A region from the Aquimarina sp. ERC-38 genome encodes:
- the rsmA gene encoding 16S rRNA (adenine(1518)-N(6)/adenine(1519)-N(6))-dimethyltransferase RsmA has product MRNRKKYDQNSPSKKRKDDPTQVKAKKHLGQHFLKDESIAKKIGDTLTLTNYKHVLEIGPGMGVLTKYLLLKEVEVVVMELDSESVIYLNHSFPLEHPKLVKDDTFTVIEADFLKFDLSTLFPNKPFAITGNFPYNISTQIVFKVLENKERIPEFTGMFQKEVAKRICEKEGSKAYGILSVLVQAYYEVEYLFTVHPQVFDPPPKVQSGVIRLISKNITDLGCSDPLFFKVVKAGFNQRRKTLRNSLKSLELSDTLKENSVLNYRPEQLSVAQFIELTQLIEKG; this is encoded by the coding sequence ATGAGAAATAGAAAAAAGTATGATCAAAATAGTCCTTCCAAAAAAAGAAAAGATGATCCTACTCAAGTAAAAGCAAAAAAACACCTGGGGCAACACTTTTTAAAAGATGAAAGTATCGCCAAAAAAATTGGGGATACGCTTACGTTAACCAATTATAAACATGTGTTAGAAATTGGTCCCGGTATGGGCGTTTTGACTAAATATCTCTTATTAAAAGAGGTAGAAGTAGTGGTTATGGAGCTAGATAGTGAATCTGTGATCTACCTGAACCACAGTTTTCCTCTAGAACACCCTAAATTGGTTAAAGATGACACCTTTACCGTAATTGAAGCGGATTTTTTAAAGTTTGATTTAAGCACTTTATTTCCAAATAAACCTTTTGCTATTACTGGTAACTTCCCTTATAATATTTCTACCCAAATTGTTTTTAAAGTATTGGAAAATAAAGAACGTATTCCGGAATTCACGGGTATGTTTCAAAAAGAAGTAGCCAAACGTATTTGTGAAAAAGAAGGTTCTAAAGCCTACGGTATTTTGTCCGTACTCGTACAGGCTTATTATGAAGTCGAATACCTGTTTACCGTGCACCCTCAGGTTTTTGACCCACCTCCTAAAGTTCAAAGCGGGGTAATTAGGTTGATAAGCAAAAATATTACAGATCTAGGGTGCTCTGATCCGTTATTTTTTAAAGTGGTAAAAGCTGGTTTTAACCAGCGACGTAAAACTTTACGGAATAGTTTAAAATCTTTGGAACTCTCCGATACGCTTAAAGAAAACTCTGTTCTCAACTACAGACCCGAACAGTTATCTGTAGCCCAATTTATAGAATTAACACAATTGATAGAAAAAGGCTAG
- the pth gene encoding aminoacyl-tRNA hydrolase has translation MKKFLIVGLGNIGAKYVETRHNIGFKIVDQVAKNAEASFTTEKLGDICKIKIKGKTTVLLKPNTYMNLSGKAVRYWLQAENIDITNLLVITDDINLPFGTIRVKGKGSPGGHNGLKDIEAQLQTNTYPRFRFGVGAEFSTGRQVDYVLGEWNAEENDALPERLEVADKLVTSFVNGGLSNTMNSFNGK, from the coding sequence ATGAAAAAATTCTTAATTGTAGGATTAGGTAATATAGGTGCAAAATATGTAGAAACCCGACACAACATTGGTTTTAAAATTGTAGATCAGGTAGCAAAAAATGCCGAAGCTTCTTTTACTACTGAAAAATTAGGTGACATTTGTAAAATCAAGATTAAAGGTAAAACAACAGTTTTGTTAAAACCTAATACCTATATGAATTTAAGCGGAAAAGCTGTTCGATACTGGTTACAGGCCGAAAATATAGATATAACTAATTTGCTGGTCATTACAGATGATATCAATTTACCCTTCGGTACAATTCGTGTAAAAGGAAAAGGAAGTCCGGGAGGGCATAATGGGTTAAAAGATATTGAAGCGCAATTACAAACTAATACATATCCAAGGTTTCGATTTGGGGTTGGTGCGGAATTTTCTACTGGTAGGCAGGTAGATTATGTTTTAGGAGAATGGAATGCAGAAGAAAATGATGCCTTACCGGAACGCCTGGAAGTAGCAGATAAGCTAGTAACTTCGTTTGTTAACGGCGGATTATCAAATACAATGAATAGCTTTAACGGAAAATAA
- a CDS encoding 50S ribosomal protein L25/general stress protein Ctc, translating into MKSITINASQRESVGKKSTKALRNAGQVPCVIYGGDTVVHFAAPELAFKNLVYTPDVHTVKIALDNGTELNAILQDIQFHPVTDRILHIDFVQIFDDKPITMEIPFRTTGVSRGVRNGGVLRFNLRRIKVKGLASDLPDYIEGDITNLKIGNKLYVTDVADDKFTILHPDNTVVCQVRTSRTAVVEDDDDEDDETTEGVTETTEQAAPASE; encoded by the coding sequence ATGAAATCAATAACAATCAATGCATCTCAAAGAGAAAGCGTAGGCAAAAAGTCAACAAAAGCCTTGCGTAATGCTGGACAGGTACCTTGTGTTATATATGGTGGAGACACCGTTGTACACTTTGCTGCACCAGAACTGGCTTTTAAAAACTTAGTGTACACGCCTGATGTCCATACGGTAAAAATCGCTTTGGATAACGGAACCGAATTAAATGCTATCTTACAGGATATTCAGTTTCACCCGGTAACCGATCGAATTTTACATATTGACTTTGTACAAATTTTTGACGATAAACCAATCACTATGGAAATTCCGTTTAGAACCACAGGGGTTTCTAGAGGAGTTCGTAATGGAGGTGTTTTACGATTTAACTTACGTAGAATAAAAGTAAAAGGTTTAGCGTCTGACCTTCCGGATTATATTGAAGGAGATATTACGAATTTAAAAATTGGTAACAAGTTATATGTTACAGACGTAGCAGATGATAAATTTACAATTCTTCACCCAGACAATACGGTAGTATGTCAGGTAAGAACATCTAGAACCGCAGTGGTTGAAGACGATGATGATGAGGATGATGAAACAACAGAAGGAGTAACTGAAACTACGGAGCAAGCTGCCCCGGCTTCAGAATAA
- a CDS encoding tetratricopeptide repeat protein, with amino-acid sequence MRFLLIFIFLWFSVSVSGQSEQLAKNYMQQGSYEKALSVYKKLYENSPNRINYILGVVSSHQQLEQFEEAEVILNLQLEKNPNNLLFLVELGHHFELQQKKELANQYYQKAITGFDENNINQVFSLGQTFEKYSLLDQAAIIYERGMKANPGSSFNVQLAKIYGEQGKTEEMLEKYLSLILEQPNYRNVVQRNISEYINEDPENEANLAFKKVLLKRLQQNPDILYNEMLSWLFVQQKEFKKAFIQEKAIYKRTEQGLDNILNLARTAIQQEDLKSATLILNYVLESTASKDLKLKAHKIILKAETETAQQQDYQKIEEKYKQVFEIYGKSRETIGLQTDYAHFIAFYQDRKKEAITFLKRLLKELALSRFQSARVKMEMADILVLDQKFNQALIYYTQVQNTLKNNFLAQDARFKVAKTSYYKGDFKWAQTQLDVLKSSATQLIANDAMELSLIISDNSFEDSTQTALKIFARGDLLTFQQKNQEAISVYEQILTDHKGEKIEDEAFFRQAQLYEKEKMYDKAKLNYQKIIEFYPTDILVDDAYYALANLYTSVYNEPEKAKELYERIIFNHANSIYYVDARKKYRMLRGDAIE; translated from the coding sequence ATGCGTTTCTTACTAATCTTTATTTTTTTATGGTTTTCCGTTTCAGTTTCCGGGCAATCCGAGCAACTGGCTAAGAACTATATGCAGCAAGGTTCTTACGAAAAAGCTTTGTCTGTTTATAAAAAATTGTATGAAAACTCCCCTAATCGTATCAATTATATTCTTGGGGTAGTTTCCTCGCATCAACAATTAGAGCAGTTTGAAGAAGCCGAAGTTATTTTAAACCTTCAACTGGAAAAAAATCCTAATAATTTATTATTTCTCGTAGAGTTGGGTCATCATTTTGAATTACAACAAAAAAAAGAGCTCGCCAATCAATACTACCAGAAAGCGATCACCGGATTTGATGAAAATAACATCAACCAGGTTTTTTCTTTAGGACAGACTTTTGAAAAATACAGCTTACTCGACCAGGCTGCCATTATCTATGAACGTGGAATGAAAGCAAATCCGGGTTCTAGCTTTAACGTACAGTTAGCTAAAATTTATGGGGAACAAGGTAAAACTGAAGAAATGCTGGAAAAATACCTGTCGTTAATTCTGGAACAACCTAATTATCGTAACGTAGTACAACGTAATATCAGTGAATATATTAATGAAGATCCCGAAAACGAAGCGAATCTTGCCTTTAAAAAAGTACTTTTAAAACGATTACAGCAAAACCCGGATATCTTATATAACGAAATGCTAAGTTGGCTTTTTGTACAACAAAAAGAATTTAAAAAAGCTTTTATTCAAGAAAAAGCAATTTATAAACGTACAGAACAAGGTCTGGACAATATTTTGAATTTGGCTCGAACGGCAATTCAACAGGAGGATTTAAAATCTGCCACGCTTATTTTAAACTACGTATTAGAATCCACCGCTAGTAAAGACTTAAAGTTAAAAGCCCATAAAATTATTTTGAAAGCCGAAACCGAAACGGCTCAACAACAGGATTATCAAAAAATTGAAGAAAAATATAAGCAGGTATTTGAAATCTACGGTAAATCTAGAGAAACTATTGGGTTACAAACAGATTATGCGCATTTTATCGCTTTCTACCAGGACCGGAAAAAAGAAGCGATCACTTTCTTAAAACGCTTGTTAAAAGAATTAGCCTTGTCTAGGTTTCAATCTGCCCGGGTTAAAATGGAAATGGCAGATATTTTGGTTTTAGACCAGAAGTTTAACCAGGCACTTATCTATTACACCCAAGTGCAAAATACCTTAAAAAACAACTTTTTAGCTCAAGATGCCCGATTTAAAGTAGCAAAAACAAGTTATTATAAAGGGGATTTTAAATGGGCGCAAACTCAACTGGACGTTCTTAAATCTTCGGCAACCCAATTGATTGCAAACGATGCTATGGAGTTAAGCCTAATTATTAGTGATAATTCTTTTGAAGATTCTACCCAGACAGCACTTAAAATTTTCGCCAGGGGCGATTTACTTACTTTTCAGCAAAAAAACCAGGAAGCCATCTCTGTCTACGAACAAATATTGACTGATCATAAAGGAGAAAAAATTGAAGATGAAGCCTTTTTTCGGCAAGCACAATTATATGAAAAAGAAAAAATGTACGATAAAGCAAAACTAAACTATCAAAAAATTATTGAATTTTACCCTACTGATATTTTAGTAGATGATGCTTATTATGCGTTGGCTAACTTATATACTTCAGTATATAATGAACCGGAAAAAGCAAAAGAACTATACGAGCGTATTATTTTTAATCATGCTAATAGTATTTATTATGTAGATGCCCGGAAAAAGTACCGGATGCTACGGGGCGATGCCATAGAATAG
- the mgtE gene encoding magnesium transporter, which produces MEFLISKEFIEQIKGYITRKDEVLLEATLQEIHFADIAEIIDELSLEEATYLIKLLDSEKTSEALMELEEDVRNRILENLSAKEIAEELEEMDTDDAADIISELPEERVENIIAEIEDSVHANNIVELLTYDEDSAGGLMAKELVKVNENWTVAGCVSEMRQQAENVTRVHSIYVVDSLGKLKGRLSLKDLLTAPAKAHISEVYIPKVDYVSVETKGEDVARIMTKYDLEAIPVVDHEGVLVGRITIDDIVDFIREEAEKDYQMAAGISQDVEADDNVWQLTRARLPWLILGLFGGLGSVFIMEGFEEVMMNPEFRSLFFYTPLIAAMAGNVGVQSSAIIVQGLANNAVKGSLLNRLLKEIGLSLINGTALAVLIILFGLVMKYEISFSLTIAIALMSVIIVAALIGTFVPIILDKRGIDPAIATGPFITTSNDIFGIFLFFYIAKLILGF; this is translated from the coding sequence ATGGAATTTTTAATATCCAAAGAATTTATAGAGCAAATCAAAGGGTACATTACAAGAAAGGACGAGGTTTTACTGGAAGCTACCCTACAGGAAATTCACTTTGCCGATATCGCCGAAATTATTGACGAGCTTAGCCTGGAAGAAGCGACTTATCTTATCAAACTATTAGATAGTGAAAAAACATCCGAAGCCCTTATGGAGCTTGAAGAGGATGTGCGAAACCGTATTCTTGAAAACCTTTCTGCTAAAGAAATTGCCGAAGAACTGGAAGAAATGGATACGGATGATGCCGCGGATATCATCTCTGAACTTCCAGAAGAACGTGTAGAAAATATAATCGCCGAAATTGAAGATTCGGTACATGCTAATAATATTGTTGAACTCCTTACGTATGATGAAGATTCTGCCGGGGGGTTGATGGCAAAAGAACTGGTTAAAGTAAATGAAAACTGGACCGTAGCCGGATGTGTCAGTGAGATGAGGCAACAAGCTGAAAATGTAACTCGGGTTCATTCTATTTACGTAGTGGACTCTTTGGGGAAATTAAAAGGACGTCTTTCTCTAAAAGATTTATTAACCGCACCTGCAAAAGCACATATCAGCGAAGTATATATTCCCAAAGTAGACTATGTAAGCGTAGAAACTAAGGGAGAAGATGTTGCCCGAATTATGACTAAATATGACCTGGAAGCCATTCCGGTAGTAGATCACGAAGGGGTTTTAGTGGGACGTATAACTATCGATGATATTGTAGATTTTATTCGAGAAGAAGCAGAAAAAGATTATCAAATGGCTGCGGGAATCTCACAAGATGTAGAAGCTGATGATAATGTATGGCAGCTTACCCGCGCCCGTTTACCCTGGCTGATCCTTGGCCTTTTTGGGGGATTAGGCAGTGTTTTTATCATGGAAGGTTTTGAAGAAGTCATGATGAACCCGGAATTCAGAAGCCTGTTTTTTTATACCCCTTTAATCGCAGCGATGGCTGGAAATGTTGGTGTTCAATCATCCGCTATCATTGTTCAGGGATTAGCAAATAACGCGGTTAAAGGCAGTTTACTAAACCGGTTATTAAAAGAAATTGGCTTAAGCTTAATTAACGGAACTGCCCTTGCCGTTTTAATTATCCTTTTTGGACTGGTTATGAAATATGAAATTTCTTTTAGCCTGACTATTGCCATTGCCTTGATGAGTGTCATTATAGTAGCAGCACTTATTGGAACTTTTGTGCCTATAATTTTAGATAAAAGAGGAATTGATCCTGCGATTGCTACCGGGCCCTTTATCACCACAAGTAATGATATTTTTGGGATATTCCTGTTTTTTTATATTGCAAAGTTAATTTTAGGGTTTTAA
- a CDS encoding HTTM domain-containing protein, whose protein sequence is MNRWLFTKIDNSALVVFRIIFGFLIAAESFGAIATGWVRKTLIEPRFTFNFIGFDFLQPLPGNGMYFYFAIMGILGVLVMIGYKYKASMIGFSVLWAGVYLMQKSSYNNHYYLLMLLNFLMCLLPAHRYASVYVKINPELKQNWMPSWCVLIIIFQLWIVYTYAAIAKIYPDWLDYTVAKNLMSARAQYPIIGNFLQQHWVHIAITYFGILFDLLVIPLLLWKRSRWFAFITGIFFHLFNSIVFQIGIFPYLSLAFCLFFFPKKKVQQWFLPRKEFYDQNEVVVPSYRNVLVGFATIWFMIQIALPLRHWLIPGDVLWTEEGHRLSWRMMLRGKSGRTSFYVVEKDSSKPTKIRVNQSDYLTQKQQRRVASKPDMIWQFAQYLKKEYQKQGKDIAVYVTSRVSVNRKKSQPLIDPQVDLTSVPWNHFTTNPWVIKYDTHTVKN, encoded by the coding sequence ATGAACCGCTGGTTATTTACAAAAATAGATAATAGTGCCCTCGTTGTTTTTCGGATTATCTTTGGTTTCCTAATTGCAGCAGAAAGCTTTGGCGCAATTGCTACCGGTTGGGTTCGCAAAACCTTAATTGAGCCACGGTTCACCTTTAACTTTATCGGTTTTGATTTCTTGCAACCACTTCCCGGTAACGGGATGTACTTCTATTTTGCTATTATGGGCATTCTGGGTGTACTGGTTATGATTGGCTATAAATATAAGGCTAGTATGATTGGCTTTAGTGTTTTATGGGCTGGTGTGTACCTTATGCAAAAGTCATCCTACAACAACCACTATTATCTATTGATGTTGCTTAATTTTTTAATGTGCCTGTTACCAGCACATCGATATGCCTCTGTATACGTTAAAATCAATCCGGAACTCAAACAAAACTGGATGCCCAGCTGGTGCGTACTGATCATTATCTTTCAGTTATGGATTGTATATACTTATGCGGCTATCGCCAAAATCTACCCGGACTGGTTGGATTATACCGTTGCTAAAAATTTAATGAGTGCCCGCGCTCAGTATCCAATTATTGGTAATTTTTTACAACAACACTGGGTGCATATTGCCATCACTTACTTTGGGATTTTATTTGATTTATTAGTAATTCCTCTGTTATTATGGAAGCGTTCCCGATGGTTTGCTTTTATCACTGGAATATTTTTTCATTTATTCAATTCCATTGTTTTTCAGATAGGCATTTTCCCTTATTTGTCCCTAGCGTTTTGTCTTTTTTTCTTTCCAAAGAAGAAAGTACAACAATGGTTTTTACCCAGAAAAGAATTTTATGATCAAAATGAAGTGGTAGTCCCCTCCTACCGAAATGTCTTGGTGGGTTTTGCCACCATCTGGTTTATGATCCAGATTGCATTACCCCTCCGGCATTGGTTAATCCCCGGAGATGTTTTATGGACTGAAGAAGGGCACCGGTTAAGTTGGAGAATGATGCTCCGCGGAAAATCCGGCCGAACTTCGTTTTATGTGGTAGAAAAAGACAGTTCCAAACCTACCAAAATACGGGTAAACCAATCCGATTATCTTACCCAAAAACAACAACGAAGAGTAGCCAGTAAACCGGATATGATCTGGCAATTTGCACAATATTTAAAAAAAGAATACCAAAAGCAAGGCAAGGACATTGCAGTTTATGTAACTAGTAGAGTTTCTGTAAACCGGAAAAAATCACAACCATTAATTGACCCCCAAGTAGATTTAACTTCAGTTCCCTGGAATCATTTTACGACCAATCCCTGGGTCATTAAGTATGATACTCATACCGTGAAAAATTAA
- a CDS encoding bifunctional riboflavin kinase/FAD synthetase — MKRYTSAETFNNTTPSIATIGTFDGVHIGHSKIIANLVENAKKMGLQSVILTFFPHPRMVLQKDADIKLINTIDERIQILEKTGLNSLIVHPFTKEFSRLTAKEYVEDMLVKKLNVRHVIIGYDHRFGRNRNSDIVDLASFGIQHNFTVEKISKQDIEDVTISSTKIRQALHDGEIEKANKYLGYEFMLTGRIVKGKEIGRTLDFPTANLHIKEEYKLIPKEGVYIVKSCIDNKTYYGMMNIGTNPTVDGKKQTIETHFFDASFNLYEKKVQILLLKRIRDEKKFESIEILKNAMQQDEDTARDYINNLL, encoded by the coding sequence ATGAAACGTTATACCAGCGCAGAAACCTTTAATAATACAACTCCTTCCATAGCCACTATAGGAACTTTTGACGGGGTACATATCGGACATTCAAAAATTATTGCCAATCTAGTAGAAAATGCTAAAAAAATGGGATTGCAATCTGTAATCCTAACTTTTTTTCCGCATCCCAGGATGGTTTTACAAAAAGACGCGGATATTAAATTGATTAATACGATTGATGAACGTATCCAAATTTTAGAAAAAACCGGACTCAATAGCTTAATTGTTCACCCGTTTACTAAAGAATTTTCCCGTCTAACTGCTAAGGAATATGTAGAAGATATGTTAGTTAAAAAACTGAATGTCCGACATGTCATTATCGGATATGACCACCGTTTTGGACGTAACCGAAACTCAGATATAGTAGACCTGGCTTCTTTTGGAATTCAACATAACTTTACCGTAGAAAAAATTTCGAAGCAAGATATAGAAGATGTCACTATCAGTTCTACAAAAATCCGTCAAGCCTTGCACGACGGCGAAATTGAAAAAGCAAATAAATACCTGGGGTATGAATTTATGCTCACCGGACGGATTGTAAAAGGTAAAGAAATTGGAAGAACGTTGGACTTTCCCACGGCCAACCTTCATATTAAAGAAGAGTATAAACTTATCCCAAAAGAAGGCGTTTATATTGTAAAATCCTGTATCGATAACAAAACCTATTACGGGATGATGAATATTGGTACAAATCCCACGGTTGATGGTAAAAAACAAACTATAGAAACCCATTTTTTTGATGCTTCTTTTAATTTGTATGAAAAGAAAGTTCAGATTTTACTTTTAAAACGTATACGTGATGAAAAAAAGTTTGAATCTATTGAAATCCTAAAAAATGCCATGCAACAAGATGAAGATACCGCCCGGGATTATATCAATAACTTATTGTAA
- a CDS encoding type II toxin-antitoxin system ParD family antitoxin produces the protein MRTIRKSITFTEKQDNWIKLRIQDGDFTNDSEYIRDLVRKDQEQNKKLFELKNAIDEGLQSGQSSLTIKDIIKKVDNGEL, from the coding sequence ATGAGAACGATCAGAAAATCAATAACGTTTACTGAAAAACAGGATAATTGGATTAAACTACGTATTCAGGATGGTGATTTTACTAATGATAGCGAATATATCAGAGATTTAGTTCGAAAAGATCAAGAACAAAACAAAAAGCTTTTTGAACTAAAAAATGCGATTGATGAAGGTTTACAAAGCGGACAAAGTAGCTTAACAATAAAAGACATTATTAAAAAAGTTGATAATGGGGAATTATAG
- a CDS encoding DUF4286 family protein, with amino-acid sequence MVIYNVTVNIEEQSEKEWLHWMQTEHIPEMLQLEMFLKAKLTKVRVEEEMGGVTYSIQYTATDQKGLDQYYREHAEVLRSKNHKFAGKFVAFRTELEVIGEFVKPH; translated from the coding sequence GTGGTTATTTATAATGTTACTGTTAATATAGAAGAACAGTCAGAAAAAGAATGGTTGCACTGGATGCAAACCGAACATATCCCGGAAATGCTACAGTTAGAAATGTTTTTAAAAGCCAAACTAACCAAAGTGCGGGTAGAAGAAGAAATGGGTGGAGTCACTTATTCTATTCAGTACACCGCTACTGATCAAAAGGGGTTAGACCAGTATTATCGGGAGCATGCAGAAGTTTTACGGAGTAAGAACCATAAATTTGCAGGTAAGTTTGTAGCTTTCCGAACAGAACTAGAAGTTATTGGAGAATTTGTAAAGCCACACTAA
- a CDS encoding type II toxin-antitoxin system RelE/ParE family toxin, whose translation MGNYRLSSKSEADLVNIYKFGIKHFGPDPATIYLTELESFIEELASRPDLARDGSLLATSLKFYRYKAHVIFYKFLSPNTIYVVRILGKRMDFISHL comes from the coding sequence ATGGGGAATTATAGGCTCTCTTCAAAATCCGAAGCTGACCTTGTAAACATTTATAAATTTGGAATTAAACATTTTGGACCTGACCCTGCTACCATTTATCTAACTGAACTAGAAAGTTTTATTGAGGAATTAGCAAGTCGACCGGATTTAGCCAGAGATGGATCACTTTTAGCAACATCATTAAAATTTTATCGCTACAAAGCTCATGTTATATTTTATAAATTCTTGTCACCTAATACTATCTATGTAGTAAGAATTTTAGGTAAGCGAATGGATTTTATTTCTCATTTATAA
- the serS gene encoding serine--tRNA ligase, with amino-acid sequence MLVVQDIIANKENFIEALKKRNFDTSVFDKVIQLDEQRRATQTELDQTLAESNKISKEIGQLFKSGKAAEANELKAKTGTLKEQSKTLTDQLSEAQSELEKLLYTIPNIPHDSVPSGQTDEDNEEIFRFGDIPKLEATALPHWELAKKYDIIDFELGVTITGAGFPVYKGKGARLQRALINYFLDKNTEAGYKEFQVPYLVNEASGLGTGNLPDKEGQMYHIGNDDLYLIPTAEVPVTNMFRDNLITEEELPILCTGYTPCFRREAGSYGAHVRGLNRLHQFDKVEIVRIEKPENSYQVLEVMVAHIKGILEELELPYRVLRLCGGDLGFTSALTYDFEVFSTAQDRWLEISSVSNFETFQANRLKLRYKNKEGKKQLVHTLNGSSLALPRVLAGILENYQTSDGIRIPKVLIPYCGFDMID; translated from the coding sequence ATGCTCGTTGTTCAGGATATTATTGCTAACAAAGAAAATTTTATAGAAGCCCTTAAAAAAAGGAATTTTGATACTTCCGTTTTTGACAAAGTCATTCAATTAGACGAACAACGACGTGCTACTCAAACTGAATTAGATCAGACCCTGGCGGAATCTAATAAGATTTCAAAAGAAATAGGACAGCTTTTTAAAAGCGGTAAAGCAGCAGAAGCAAACGAATTAAAAGCTAAAACCGGAACACTTAAAGAGCAAAGCAAAACCTTAACTGATCAGTTGAGCGAAGCTCAAAGTGAACTGGAAAAACTTTTGTATACGATTCCTAATATTCCTCATGATTCTGTACCCAGCGGACAAACCGACGAGGATAATGAGGAAATATTTAGATTTGGGGATATCCCAAAATTGGAAGCGACCGCCCTACCCCACTGGGAATTGGCAAAAAAATACGACATCATAGATTTTGAGTTAGGTGTCACCATTACCGGAGCAGGATTTCCAGTGTATAAAGGGAAGGGAGCACGTTTACAAAGAGCTTTGATCAACTATTTTTTGGATAAAAATACAGAAGCTGGTTATAAAGAATTTCAAGTGCCATATTTGGTGAATGAAGCTTCCGGATTAGGTACTGGTAATTTACCGGATAAAGAAGGACAGATGTATCATATTGGGAATGATGACCTGTATCTAATCCCTACCGCAGAAGTTCCGGTGACTAATATGTTTAGGGATAATTTAATCACCGAAGAAGAACTACCCATTCTTTGCACAGGTTACACCCCTTGTTTTAGAAGAGAAGCCGGTTCATACGGAGCGCATGTAAGAGGACTCAACCGATTACACCAATTTGATAAAGTAGAAATCGTTCGTATAGAAAAACCCGAAAACTCTTACCAAGTCTTAGAGGTCATGGTTGCTCATATTAAAGGTATTCTCGAAGAATTAGAGTTACCTTATCGGGTTTTACGTTTATGTGGGGGTGACCTTGGATTTACTTCTGCCTTAACTTATGATTTTGAGGTATTTTCAACCGCGCAGGATCGTTGGCTGGAAATAAGTTCGGTTTCTAACTTTGAGACTTTTCAAGCCAATCGGTTAAAACTTCGCTATAAAAACAAAGAAGGTAAAAAACAGCTGGTTCATACATTGAATGGCAGTTCATTAGCGCTACCTCGTGTCCTTGCTGGAATTTTAGAAAATTACCAAACTTCTGACGGAATCAGAATACCAAAGGTGTTAATTCCCTATTGCGGGTTTGATATGATTGATTAG